In Hemitrygon akajei chromosome 9, sHemAka1.3, whole genome shotgun sequence, the following are encoded in one genomic region:
- the LOC140732841 gene encoding G-protein coupled receptor family C group 6 member A-like encodes MQSTIAILIFFCWLPDERSARFCNNTGVIRAPGDIIIGGIFPIHRILDIVNRTEPGPLNCSKFEISTFLSVQAMVHSIEQVNNSTLLPGVKLGYEIYDSCADVAPAIQATMKFLSKFNSSDKSVEIHCNYTDYVPAAKAIVGDLFSEISIVIARILNFYLIPQMSYVSSAEYLSDKTKFASFFRAVPSDRHQISAIIKLLQHLKWNWIGILATDDDYGRSAMNSLISEAEKQRICIDFHFRIPVQNMAEQNNYIKRAADKIMNSSAEVMVAFIRSSDIKTLFEILIDYQVSKTWIASDAWSNSKNVASKIQAEQVGNILGFTFKNGTIPNFNEYLKKLVTHTTKSDDFTQEFFRDLKNNDSGSQMTESDQYSKITENINDAYNYCVYLTIKAITHALQKVLNCDHQKCNGSFDFAPWQLLSEMKKVRFPTEDGFFYFDSSGDYSSGYDLIHWETVNNSTEFITVGNYSAETQLITLHPYFNKTAKIGVFRCSNTCKPGERKTVSPENNCCYNCSKCSEGTYSDKNDSNDCKTCQEDEWSNKGSSRCQKRTVDFLKWSDGLSIVLILFAILGVLIICVVSIMFTKYLSTPAVKAAGGWMCYIMLPSLVACLVSSIFFIGKPIDLICKIRQPLFSICFTLSVSCILVKSFRIILAFSFNPTVRKNLRLLYKPLPVIITATGVQVIICSLWLSLDPPKTIKNRSDPKTILLQCSEGSHTTFGIMLGYIAFLACICFILAFKGRKAPKMYNEARFITFSMLVYLILWISFGVIYLNLGGNKYIGIIESIAILASVYSFLCCHFFPTCYVVLFKKESNVESNYLTQAREHFKQKGQFVCPVAKMRRISQISNEEQTSNPIVVKASIENECLSNPKTGHIYHNTNFQNHRVSHCLRKRHKSC; translated from the exons ATTTGAAATTTCCACATTCCTCTCGGTCCAAGCTATGGTGCATTCTATTGAGCAGGTGAATAATTCTACCTTGCTACCGGGTGTCAAATTAGGATATGAAATTTATGACAGCTGCGCTGATGTTGCCCCTGCAATACAAGCCACCATGAAATTTCTTTCCAAGTTTAATTCCTCGGACAAGAGTGTCGAAATTCACTGCAATTACACAGATTATGTACCAGCTGCAAAAGCAATTGTAGGTGATTTGTTTTCAGAAATTTCGATCGTGATTGCAAGAATATTGAACTTCTACCTCATCCCACAG ATGAGTTACGTGTCATCAGCAGAATATCTCAGCGACAAAACAAAGTTTGCATCATTTTTTCGAGCTGTTCCCAGCGACAGGCATCAAATATCTGCCATTATCAAACTTCTTCAACATCTGAAGTGGAACTGGATCGGAATCCTGGCAACTGATGATGATTATGGACGATCAGCAATGAACAGTTTGATTTCAGAAGCAGAGAAACAGAGAATATGCATTGATTTTCATTTCCGAATCCCTGTTCAGAACATGGCAGAACAGAACAATTACATCAAAAGAGCTGCAGATAAAATTATGAATTCAAGTGCAGAAGTAATGGTTGCATTTATTAGATCATCAGATATTAAGACACTGTTTGAAATATTGATTGATTATCAAGTAAGTAAAACTTGGATCGCTAGTGATGCCTGGTCCAATTCTAAGAACGTTGCCAGCAAGATTCAAGCTGAACAAGTTGGAAATATTTTGGGCTTTACATTCAAAAATGGAACCATCCCAAATTTTAATGAATACCTGAAGAAGTTGGTGACACATACCACAAAAAGTGATGATTTTACCCAAGAATTTTTTAGAGATCTAAAAAATAATGATTCAGGTTCACAGATGACTGAATCTGATCAATATTCCAAAATAACAGAAAATATTAATGATGCGTACAACTATTGTGTATATTTAACTATCAAAGCCATTACTCATGCTCTTCAGAAGGTACTCAATTGTGATCACCAAAAATGTAATGGAAGTTTTGATTTTGCACCATGGCAG TTGCTCAGTGAAATGAAAAAAGTTCGGTTTCCGACAGAAGATGGATTCTTTTATTTTGACAGTTCAGGAGATTATTCAAGTGGCTATGACCTAATACACTGGGAAACTGTGAACAATTCTACAGAATTTATCACAGTTGGTAACTACAGTGCAGAAACACAATTGATTACCCTCCATCCTTATTTTAATAAAACTGCAAAG ATTGGAGTATTTCGTTGCTCAAACACCTGTAAACCTGGAGAAAGAAAGACTGTTTCACCTGAAAACAATTGTTGTTACAACTGTAGTAAGTGCTCTGAGGGAACTTACTCAGACAAAAATG ATTCCAACGACTGTAAGACCTGCCAAGAAGATGAATGGTCCAATAAAGGTAGTTCGAGATGCcagaaaagaacagtggattTTCTGAAATGGAGTGATGGCTTATCTATTGTGCTGATCTTGTTTGCCATCTTAGGAGTACTTATAATATGTGTGGTAAGCATAATGTTTACGAAATATCTGAGTACACCGGCTGTGAAGGCTGCTGGAGGTTGGATGTGTTACATTATGCTGCCCTCACTGGTGGCTTGTTTAGTCAGCTCTATATTCTTTATTGGAAAGCCCATTGACCTCATTTGTAAAATTCGCCAACCGCTCTTCAGCATCTGCTTTACGCTTTCTGTTTCTTGTATTTTGGTTAAGTCCTTCAGGATCATTCTGGCTTTCAGTTTTAATCCAACTGTCCGTAAGAATCTGAGGCTGCTTTATAAGCCACTTCCTGTTATAATTACTGCCACAGGAGTTCAAGTGATCATTTGTTCATTATGGTTATCTTTGGATCCTCCTAAAACAATTAAAAATAGATCTGATCCCAAAACAATTCTGTTACAATGCAGTGAAGGCTCCCATACAACTTTCGGAATAATGTTAGGATACATTGCTTTCCTTGCCTGTATCTGCTTCATTCTTGCTTTCAAAGGAAGGAAGGCTCCCAAAATGTATAACGAGGCAAGATTCATCACCTTTAGCATGCTTGTTTACCTAATTCTGTGGATTTCTTTTGGAGTCATTTATCTCAACTTGGGAGGAAACAAATACATAGGAATAATTGAATCAATTGCAATATTAGCATCAGTCTACAGTTTTTTATGCTGTCATTTCTTCCCAACCTGCTATGTAGTTCTTTTCAAGAAGGAAAGCAATGTTGAGTCAAATTATTTGACGCAGGCACGGGAACATTTCAAACAGAAAGGGCAGTTTGTGTGTCCGGTCGCAAAAATGCGAAGGATCTCTCAGATTTCTAACGAAGAGCAGACTTCTAACCCTATAGTAGTCAAAGCAAGTATTGAAAATGAATGCCTCAGTAATCCGAAAACTGGTCACATATACCATAACACTAATTTTCAGAATCATAGAGTTTCGCATTGCTTGAGAAAACGGCATAAGAGTTGTTAA